A window of Babesia microti strain RI chromosome III, complete genome contains these coding sequences:
- a CDS encoding large subunit ribosomal protein L30e (overlaps_old_locusTagID:BBM_III02985): MKKTKNTTVECMNSKIQLVMKSGKVCVGFKSSKNALSNGKAKLVILSNNFPSLRRSEIEYYAMLAKCGVHHYSGNNNDLGAACGKMFRIGCMAVIDPGDSDIIKSFE; this comes from the exons atgaaGAAGACTAAAAATACTACCGTTGAATGTATGAACTCCAAGATCCAATTGGTGATGAAATCTGGAAAAGTATGTGTTGGATTTAAATCTTCCAAAAATGCTCTTAGCAATGGGAAAG caaAACTTGTGATTCTGAGTAACAACTTTCCATCCCTGAGAAGATCGGAAATTGAGTATTATGCCATGCTAGCTAAATGTGGAGTTCACCATTATAGTggaaataataatgatttggGAGCTGCTTGCGGTAAAATGTTCCGTATTGGATGCATGGCTGTGATTGACCCCGGTGATTCTGACATTATCAAATCATTTgagtaa
- a CDS encoding hypothetical protein (overlaps_old_locusTagID:BBM_III02985): MRERHKTNVVNWRNNVYHPIDIVSERSERSGPNEGLNCNSNGMGHRSKLNDVSVQPKFERTYRFTRRKSVVREISPKIIRSESKRMNYELKSNNYDNFKNYNAEPKTNYIDVLDTRLKDTGGINGNELKNSLVVNIPDQMNHGNQLIPSVYQQYQLPPHMQQMLPADNMYKTLDSRMSNAIDRNNVDRNCAENGNGCMTAIGDLYNGLESLGMALCKIISVTGQSCLKACQLIEHYAVDNTSENKFNKKFAKIKMGNYDISNIETPSINNYYSSSEKSRPMTLDERKKTRDAIEKYLSGDKINLRCNFEVNLDEQLNSTGKTYITDKTRLTGKSGITNGTDKDILSRLESYKKLHSINMRSPNINNTATNDSIEINRNRNNTPTVFRNGNLNIDDMAMIPQTSFALERKIMPENDLVLNNPLNTKQTALPPFRKLSRKDSSTKRLVDQVEIVELSKLNGDSGNIMPKYMESDKSSNSMSVKTLDQLDNNLNECKSEQIDAIGISKIDHEVGNDEKKNKAKGSGKLKAHKGHRC; encoded by the coding sequence ATGCGAGAGAGGCATAAAACCAATGTTGTCAATTGGAGAAACAATGTTTATCATCCAATTGATATTGTTTCAGAGAGATCCGAAAGGAGCGGCCCAAATGAAGGATTAAATTGTAACAGTAATGGTATGGGCCATCGCAGTAAATTAAACGACGTATCTGTACAGCCAAAGTTTGAAAGGACTTATAGATTCACCCGCAGGAAATCGGTAGTTAGGGAAATATCCCCTAAGATTATTAGGTCGGAAAGCAAGCGTATGAATTATGAATTGAAAagtaataattatgataatttcaaaaattacaatGCAGAGCCCAAAACTAATTACATTGATGTTTTAGATACGCGCTTAAAGGATACAGGAGGAATTAATGGTAATGAGTTAAAAAATTCGCTAGTTGTGAACATTCCAGATCAGATGAACCATGGTAACCAATTAATACCTAGTGTTTATCAACAATACCAATTACCGCCGCATATGCAACAAATGTTACCAGCGGATAACATGTATAAAACATTAGACTCAAGGATGTCTAATGCAATTGATAGAAACAATGTGGATAGGAATTGCGCTGAAAATGGAAATGGGTGCATGACGGCTATAGGCGACCTCTACAATGGCCTGGAATCTCTCGGAATGGCACTTTGCAAAATAATCTCAGTCACCGGACAAAGTTGCCTTAAGGCATGTCAACTAATCGAACATTATGCAGTAGATAACACtagtgaaaataaatttaacaaaaaattcGCAAAAATCAAAATGGGGAATTATGATATATCAAACATAGAAACCCCCagcataaataattattattctAGTTCAGAGAAATCGAGGCCAATGACGTTAGACGAAAGGAAAAAGACAAGGGatgcaattgaaaaatatctttCTGGCGACAAAATCAATCTACGTTGCAACTTTGAAGTGAATCTGGATGAACAACTTAACTCCACAGGAAAAACTTATATTACGGATAAGACAAGATTGACTGGTAAAAGTGGTATAACTAATGGAACAGATAAGGACATCTTATCAAGATTGGAAagttacaaaaaattacactCCATAAATATGAGATCTCCAAACATAAATAACACAGCTACAAATGACAGTATTGAAATTAACAGAAATAGAAATAATACACCAACTGTTTTTAGGAATGGGAATCTAAACATTGATGATATGGCAATGATACCGCAAACAAGCTTTGCTTTAGAAAGAAAGATAATGCCGGAGAATGATTTGGTGTTAAATAATCCATTAAATACTAAACAAACTGCACTCCCGCCATTCAGAAAGCTAAGCCGCAAAGATTCTTCTACAAAAAGGCTAGTTGATCAAGTTGAAATTGTGGAACTGTCAAAACTAAATGGTGACAGTGGAAATATTATGCCAAAATACATGGAATCAGATAAATCGTCCAACTCAATGTCTGTTAAAACATTAGATCAGctagataataatttgaatgaGTGTAAGAGTGAACAAATCGATGCAATTGGGATATCTAAGATAGATCATGAAGTGGGGAATGATGAGAAGAAGAACAAAGCTAAGGGATCGGGTAAGCTGAAGGCCCATAAGGGTCACCGCTGTTAG
- a CDS encoding Eukaryotic translation initiation factor 3 subunit H (overlaps_old_locusTagID:BBM_III02990), with the protein MESPKSYQNDFPYDHVEVNSLVLVKMLKHWNDNYPTPVNGQLLGLDVGSKLEVTNCFPYPQKKDIHNTLSKDRYLNNLSEKELEDKADEEFVKYQEKMMGFLHDVNVDSFSVGWYQTINFGELHAKEIIDNLVVYQETVTKAVMIGFHPITNSDKLSLKAYRIGPELLAIYSEGQDDPKKYNQLRGSQILIEVPIIIKNSLLIDACLREHFSPFVSQNLSFFDVFDTDKHEIEYKLNFLLQSLDALTENQEKFVRYQRDYTRQQQQQKQFTERRRLENEQRKLRGEPLIPLDLDIPIFKKLGYPSQLPTFILSQECASHVDDINRLSFENLSRLALQYNP; encoded by the coding sequence ATGGAATCGCCTAAAAGTTACCAAAACGATTTCCCCTATGATCATGTGGAAGTTAATAGTTTGGTGCTGGTAAAAATGTTGAAACATTGGAACGATAATTACCCAACTCCAGTAAATGGTCAGCTTTTGGGTCTAGACGTGGGCAGTAAGTTGGAAGTCACTAATTGCTTCCCTTATCCACAAAAGAAAGATATACATAATACTCTAAGTAAGGACAGATATCTGAACAACTTGTCTGAGAAAGAACTTGAAGACAAAGCTGATGAGGAGTTTGTTAAGTATCAGGAGAAGATGATGGGTTTTCTCCATGATGTAAACGTTGATAGTTTTTCTGTTGGTTGGTACCAGACCATAAATTTTGGAGAATTGCATGCCAAGgagataattgataatttggtaGTATACCAGGAAACAGTCACTAAAGCAGTGATGATAGGATTTCATCCAATAACTAATAGCGACAAATTGTCCTTAAAGGCTTATCGCATTGGCCCTGAATTATTGGCCATTTACTCTGAGGGACAAGATGACCCCAAGAAGTATAACCAGCTGAGGGGCagtcaaattttaattgaaGTGCctataataatcaaaaattcaCTCCTAATAGACGCATGCCTGCGTGAACACTTTTCACCCTTCGTTTCCCAAAACTTGTCATTTTTTGACGTTTTTGACACTGATAAACATGAGATTGAGTATAAGCTTAATTTCCTATTGCAATCATTGGACGCCTTGACTGAAAATCAGGAAAAATTTGTGCGATACCAACGTGATTATACAAGGCAACAACAACAACAGAAACAATTCACGGAGCGCAGGAGATTGGAAAATGAACAAAGGAAGTTACGCGGCGAGCCACTAATACCCCTTGATTTGGATATaccaatatttaaaaaattgggTTATCCATCACAACTTCCAACTTTTATTTTATCACAGGAATGTGCCTCTCATGTGGATGATATCAACAGGCTGAGCTTTGAGAATTTGTCCAGGTTGGCATTGCAGTATAATCCATAA
- a CDS encoding hypothetical protein (overlaps_old_locusTagID:BBM_III02995), with product MIDSIYEKPRHKKLKGIKYYKNKRRQNVTLVYSDPVAIPSDNTFDYVENYELTSQESNSICTSPKKRTSKFKHFKIDIHKAIGEGRCNVYEVPIIGARTQSPVSVKSFENQLDLFRI from the coding sequence ATGATTGATAGCATTTACGAAAAACCCAGACATAAGAAACTTAAGggtattaaatattacaagAATAAGAGGCGACAGAACGTCACACTAGTGTACTCTGACCCTGTAGCCATACCAAGTGATAACACATTTGATTATGTTGAGAATTACGAATTAACATCTCAGGAATCAAATAGTATCTGTACATCACCCAAGAAAAGGACctcaaaatttaaacacTTCAAGATTGATATACACAAGGCGATTGGTGAGGGCCGTTGTAATGTCTATGAAGTCCCAATAATAGGCGCCAGAACCCAAAGTCCAGTATCAGTCAAAAGCTTCGAGAATCAGTTGGATCTTTTCCGCATTTAA
- a CDS encoding hypothetical protein (overlaps_old_locusTagID:BBM_III03000) — translation MSEEPQTQEYSYIGSQYYDDHEAISPNYIENRIDKLKFSISLKNDQLNDEHYLDDSECLSPNEYTVKPKPCDYIMEGCKHDDSDGILSDRITNTKSILNGIVESNKRCLNLCTKIVEPELTQIDDYTIDMKARKLYLYALSDPPHDMPFYFSLQAELLLSQRQFYKALVAATLVNSLISRFYHIQCMQLRSRMIAVRTICLYQLNDTERFKAMERELMDVEKSHLSEQLYKKLEGTMDAARILSILLDYTANFGIITDGDESDDIFD, via the exons ATGTCTGAGGAACCCCAAACACAAGAATATTCATATATAGGCAGCCAATATTATGATGATCACGAGGCAATTTCACCCAATTATATTGAGAACAGGATTGataagttaaaattttctataTCTTTAAAAAATGACCAATTAAATGATGAACATTACCTAGACGATTCTGAATGTTTGTCACCTAATGAATACACTGTAAAACCTAAACCCTGCGATTATATTATGGAAGGATGCAAACACGATGATTCTGATGGTATTCTATCAGATAGAATTACTAATACTAAATCTATACTCAATGGAATCGTTGAATCAAACAAAAGATGTTTAAATCTATGCACGAAAATTGTGGAACCTGAACTTACACAAATAGATGATTACACCATAGATATGAAAGCCAGAAAGCTATACCTATATGCATTGTCAGATCCACCACACGATATGCCGTTTTACTTTTCTCTGCAAGCAGAATTACTTCTATCACAACGACAATTTTATAAAGCTCTAGTAGCTGCCACTTTAGTAAATTCTCTAATATCACGGTTCTATCACATACAATGTATGCAGTTAAGATCCAGAATGATTGCGGTGAGAACTATTTGTTTATACCAGCTTAATGATACTGAACGGTTTAAAGCAATGGAGAG GGAATTAATGGACGTTGAAAAATCACATTTGTCGGAGCAATTGTATAAGAAACTAGAGGGTACTATGGATGCGGCGCGTATTTTGTCAATTCTACTGGATTATACGGCAAATTTTGGCATTATCACAGATGGAGACGAAtctgatgatatttttgactaA